The Euwallacea fornicatus isolate EFF26 chromosome 5, ASM4011564v1, whole genome shotgun sequence genome includes the window gtgatataataaatttttagacGCTTTAATGAAACTGGCATGTCTAATTTCAATTCGTCGGCTTTTGGGCCCGCTAAAGCTTTAATAAAAGGAAGTAAATCCTCTGCATATCGAGTCATTGCACCTACAGATACCATGGTCTCTTTTTCCTCCCCTGTGCGATATGTTAAACCTTAAATACCCCgtgttttatgatttttagactctaataattattaagtttttgtacCTCTCAAATTTACTATATTGTTGCTAATTTTATGACCAAATACTCCACACATGAAGGCGGGTATTCTACATGAGCCCCCAATGTCCGTACCTAAAGATTCTCTTTTCTAGCTCATCACAATCAAATAAAGTTCACTGTACCTATGCCAATTAATGACCCACAAGCAGCTAAAATTGATGATTCTCCACCTGAAGAACCTCCCACATTTCTAGTAGTGTTGTAAGGGTTTTTGGTTAAGCCATATATTGGATTACTAGTTTCTTGCCACAAATTCAGTTGTGGGACATTAGTAACCCCTAATAAAATAGCTCCTGCTTTTTTCATTGAAGAGACACAATCGGCATCAAATGTGGCTTTTCTTCCGCGTCTTTTTATTAAACCAAACGTCCAGGACAGCCCTTCAGCTGCAGTTGATTCTTTGGATGTAAATGGTACACCtaaaacacaattttgtaaaatactataatatttgtcaaaaatgtgcaaaatatTGAGTGACCAATGTGAAAAAGCTATCTGCATCAAAGTTTTTCTGTTCAAATATAATACATTAACAAGGGCTTCTCACTGAAATCCTTGAAAACAACCCCATTGTATTCAACATGCAAAATTGCATTTGAATCTTTATAagatataagtttttttacctaaaaatggcttgtttttaaaatctacaTCTTGTATTGTTCCATTTGCAATATCTTGGTCAATCTCTTTGGCTTCATTCAAAGCTGCCTCAAATCTTTGATCCACAATGGCATTTATTATAGGATTAACCTCTTTTATCCGATCTATAAATGCCTGTACTATGTCCTCTGATTTTAACtctctttttcttattttttttgctaaagaAGAGGCACTCTCTAGCAGAATAGGgttctttatttttggcaGAAATTCTCTTTTTGGATCATAATGCATGGAGAAACATTTATCAATAAGTAGATCCCCATAATAACGAATGCAAaggaacattttaaataaatagtaccATAGTATTTTGAAACGTCGATTTTTGGTTGTCATTACTGTTGATTCACCTCctggaaataaataatgattttaattCATAATGGGAGTGTCTTGGAAGATGTACTATGTATTGTGTCCAATATAAAGACGTTAGTACTCTGGACATCAAAAAAGGCACAAGAGCAGGTTTCTTAAAtcagcaaaatttttaacaccaAAATTCTTCTCAATTAGGCCACAAGAGGTTTTTAACcaataattttaagcatgAATAAAGGTACTTACTTCGTTATTTAGTgtcctaaaaaataaaaagttcttGGTACTTGTATTACAATGTTAATACATTACACAATAGTATAACTTTAAAGCGATATAACAAAAACTTTCACCATTACgatctgaaaataataattaataaagtaccttgaatataaattattgaaccttgcacacaacttttggcggcttttttaaaataaattctcaacaaaataatatctagCAGTATAGGTACATATCCAAACGTAACTTTACTAAATAAggaataaacttaaaaattttaacgcaaaccaatttaaataaaatagagtAAAAAGATACGAATAAATAAAGGTAAaagagtaaataaataaatagaagcTTTCTCCCGCCACCTCAGCTGAAATACTTGATGATTTCACGCAAAAGAATCATATACTCTCCTTTATTCCCACACAAGAATGTGAGATGGACTCTATGAACAACAATGCCACAAGGATGACGTTTAATTCGTCAAACACGTAATACGCATCGTATTAAGTTTGGTTATGaacatttgtttataattttcatggtttaaaaaacattgaaatatttttctaaaacagaATAATATTCAATCACTTAATTAaggatttaatttgaattaaactaaaaaactgCATCATGGCCTCCCATTCAACTACACCTCCGATTTTGCAGTGGTCTCCTGACAAGAAGCACAGTGAACGAGAAAGGTATTAAATCCCCATATTGCCCcttttattacataaaaaacCTTCTGCATTGGTAATTTCATTATCACTACGAcagtttttatacaaaaacgcATACTAAAATGTAgggaaattgttatttctaaGTCATCATATTGTGTAGATGGATTTGCATCTATCCTGCCTATTTGAATAGCCAAAAAAGTCGGGCTCAAGGAAGGAGAATTCCGAAAAATCGATGTGTGGATAATCCAACCTATCAGGAAATCAGAGATGTACTTACAGCTGCAGGATTAAATGCAAGTGTTATTAATTGCAAGAGAAATTCAtaacataaaactttattatagGTAGGAGtagaaaacaaacaatataGTCGTGAAGCTAGCAAAGAGCTACTGTTCAGGGGCCGAATAAGAGTCCAACTAAAAAACGATGATGGTTCCCtttgcaattcaaattttacttcCAGGGATAGTCTTATGTTTCATTTGGGAGACATGATTCCTAAGTTAAAAACGCGCTTAAATAAGCCATCTTCTGAACAGCGTTCTCAGAGTACCCAAGGAAAGGGCAAGGGCAAAGGAAAAGGTCAACGATAAGATGGTtatgttgtttattatttaattcagttttggttttgtattcttttttcaaattttaatatatcaatttaatattatctCTGTTGTCTTATTAAGGAAATGAAAATTCCATGATTTCCTCAATTCCAGGTAGATCAAAGCAAATCAGTattgttatataaaatatttccttaaaaaattctaataattcattttcatgATTTGTAAAACTATGTCCAGCGACGAGACATTATATAAACATGAATCCGCAGAAAACGGTTATGTAAATAGCTGTTAGAAAATGGGGACTTAGAAATTGTGTGAGAGAAAGGTCCTTGAATGTTGCTAACACAAAATCATTCAATGAAACCACATCTAATTCATACTTGTTATCTatccttaattaaaataatcgtTTTTGCCAGAGGCATTTATGTGGAATTCCAAAATTGACACATATTCTTAGAAGAGTTTAGGTAATTGATAAACGTGGTGGAAGCAGATAAGTACCCAAAATGCTAAATATACAGATAGCTAATAAATTCTATACCTACGTATGTTCAACTATCGACCTTACTTCGTCCTTCGCCAAAAAGGTCACTCAGATTTGGGTAAATCCAAAAAGTCATGAAATTTTAACCGATTATACAACGTATcttatccaatttttttcgcagaaaaatgattcttaattaaaataaccgCATCCCCTAATTTACAGTCcatctttattaatatttattatcagaAAACGTGATTTAAACCCAAATACAAGTAGGTAAACTTTATTACAAACGAGTAAACATGCATGAGAAAGTACATGCACGAGGTAGACATCAATATGTctgaccaatttttttaataaaacatgtaTAAAACTTAGAGATAATGACAAAGAACACGAAAGCTCTTTCCTTatacacaaaacttttgtcaGTACCAACATGAATCAGTAAAATCAACTAAATTGTCACTAATGGATATCCACGTACTTATCGACTGAATGACAGACTATAGACTTCCACTCGCAAGACCGCTTGATACTCTACTAGCTAGTAGATTCAGTGCGTTGGTGCCTACTACAGGGTCTCAGACTTTCAGTCAAAGAAGTTGCTGTCGCGATCCTTCCTCAAAACCATAGcttcttaaattatttcaatattttccataatgagtttaattaatgttaaaagtGAGTCCGCAGTTGTTTTTGCTGTATGTTGTATTTGGGGTGAGTAAAGTACCAAGATTTTTACTGCAGAAATAACTAAGTGCGTCCCAATGGACACATAAATATTACCAACTTACCTTCTACCACTTCAATTCGTTTCAAATTCATATCTTTAAGTAATATTAACTAGAAAGTAGAGCTAAGCAACAAAGCTGTATTTATGCAGACAAAACCAAAACGGCATTCTCGCTGCGTCAACTTTAACGGCTGCAAACgtacatttaatatttttatcaaaggTTTAAAAGAATGATTTCAGTGGTACCGGACAGTACTTTGCCGAT containing:
- the LOC136339489 gene encoding fatty-acid amide hydrolase 2-A-like; this encodes MTTKNRRFKILWYYLFKMFLCIRYYGDLLIDKCFSMHYDPKREFLPKIKNPILLESASSLAKKIRKRELKSEDIVQAFIDRIKEVNPIINAIVDQRFEAALNEAKEIDQDIANGTIQDVDFKNKPFLGVPFTSKESTAAEGLSWTFGLIKRRGRKATFDADCVSSMKKAGAILLGVTNVPQLNLWQETSNPIYGLTKNPYNTTRNVGGSSGGESSILAACGSLIGIGTDIGGSCRIPAFMCGVFGHKISNNIVNLRGLTYRTGEEKETMVSVGAMTRYAEDLLPFIKALAGPKADELKLDMPVSLKRLKIYYITNPKDPFVSPFRPEIHEILLKAVKHLEEVCSEKPQELVFENLKYQYKLWKYWMSIENTNFKNDINDKKGEVNAIAEIIKHFTIGGDFTTATIFSLINGYLKPVDSTWAIETSLSLRESFLSKLDDNSVLLYPSSPFPASYHHTALFRPYNFDCFAIWNVMKFPVTQVPMGLGSEGLPIGIQVVAAPNQDRLCVAVAKHLESAFQGFVPPVIVSDK
- the Srp19 gene encoding signal recognition particle 19 kDa protein, translated to MASHSTTPPILQWSPDKKHSERERWICIYPAYLNSQKSRAQGRRIPKNRCVDNPTYQEIRDVLTAAGLNARVENKQYSREASKELLFRGRIRVQLKNDDGSLCNSNFTSRDSLMFHLGDMIPKLKTRLNKPSSEQRSQSTQGKGKGKGKGQR